The following are encoded in a window of Thunnus albacares chromosome 9, fThuAlb1.1, whole genome shotgun sequence genomic DNA:
- the mafaa gene encoding transcription factor MafAa, with the protein MATDLAMSAELPNSPLAIEYVNDFDLMKFEVKKEPPEADRYCHRLPSGSLSSTPISTPCSSVPSSPSFCAPSPGAQPNQSLANGVNSSGSSNNSSGNNNHSNAGKPQLEDLYWIPSYQHHINPEALNLTPEDAVEALIGNAHHHHHQAYEGFRGQQYVGEDLSTASAAHHHQAHHHHHHHHHHGHHARLEDRFSDEQLVSMTVRELNRQLRGFSKEEVIRLKQKRRTLKNRGYAQSCRFKRVQQRHMLETEKCTLQNQVEQLKQDVARLAKERDLYKEKYEKLASRTYNAGGPANTRDPSGKQANTEFFM; encoded by the coding sequence ATGGCCACCGACCTCGCCATGAGCGCAGAGCTGCCCAACAGCCCTCTGGCCATCGAGTACGTTAACGACTTTGACCTGATGAAGTTTGAGGTGAAGAAGGAGCCGCCGGAGGCCGATCGCTACTGTCACCGCCTCCCGTCGGgctccctctcctccaccccGATCAGCACACCCTGCTCCTCCGTGCCTTCCTCGCCGAGCTTCTGCGCCCCGAGCCCTGGCGCGCAGCCCAACCAGAGCCTCGCCAACGGCGTCaacagcagcggcagcagcaacaacagcagcggCAACAACAATCACAGCAACGCGGGCAAGCCTCAGCTGGAGGACCTCTACTGGATCCCCAGCTACCAGCACCACATCAACCCCGAGGCGCTCAACCTGACCCCGGAGGACGCGGTGGAGGCCCTCATCGGTAACGcgcaccaccatcaccaccaagCTTACGAGGGTTTCCGCGGGCAGCAGTACGTCGGAGAGGACCTGTCCACGGCCTCGGCGGCCCACCATCACCAGgcccatcaccaccaccaccatcatcaccaccacggCCACCACGCCCGCCTGGAGGACCGCTTCTCGGACGAGCAGCTGGTCAGCATGACGGTGCGGGAGCTCAACCGGCAGCTGCGGGGCTTCAGCAAGGAGGAGGTGATCCGCCTGAAGCAGAAGAGACGCACCCTGAAGAACCGGGGCTACGCGCAGTCCTGCCGCTTCAAACGCGTCCAACAGAGGCACATGCTGGAGACCGAGAAGTGCACCCTGCAGAACCAGGTGGAGCAGCTGAAGCAGGACGTGGCGCGCCTCGCCAAGGAGAGGGATCTTTACAAGGAGAAGTACGAGAAGCTGGCCAGCCGGACCTACAATGCCGGTGGACCCGCGAACACGAGAGATCCGTCCGGGAAACAGGCCAACACCGAGTTCTTCATGTGA